In a genomic window of Cuculus canorus isolate bCucCan1 chromosome 4, bCucCan1.pri, whole genome shotgun sequence:
- the EMCN gene encoding endomucin isoform X2 encodes MKLLGTAFFLLALCCVFAVGEDGIPASTTSTTTSASTSKSGTEVVNALTSQATTLQAAVLTTASRATTESITSNPTLSTSNATQQITQGTTTQPPVKVTTTAEDKSDKTTSTTQANATQLAQNKTLDASSTTGWLFSSTISLQKTTSATRTSGLHVSPTPEATTAGSVGNSSGNKEVPETAIHYSSVILPIVITLIVITLCVFSLVALYRMCQKKTPERQENGTEQAQSDKEGVKLLSVKATSPENGRAAYLEDMWDFMA; translated from the exons aGGATGGTATTCCAGCCAGTACCACCAGTACAACCACTTCTGCATCAACATCAAAATCTG GAACGGAAGTTGTGAATGCATTAACTTCACAAGCAACGACATTGCAAGCAGCAGTGCTGACGACTGCAAGCAGAGCTACAACTGAATCCATCACAAGCA ATCCCACGCTTTCCACATCTAATGCTACCCAGCAGATAACGCAAGGTACAACAACACAACCACCAGTAAAAGTGACCACGACGGCAGAAGATAAAAGTGACAAAACAACAAGCA CTACACAAGCAAATGCAACACAATTGGCACAAAATAAGACTTTGGATGCTTCATCTACTACGGGatggcttttttcttctacaatCTCTCTTCAAAAAACTACTTCTGCTACCAGAACCTCAG GTCTTCATGTGAGCCCAACCCCAGAAGCAACAA CTGCTGGCAGTGTTGGAAACAGTTCTGGAAACAAGGAAGTGCCAGAGACTGCCATCCACTATTCTA GTGTTATCTTGCCAATTGTCATCACCTTGATAGTCATTACCCTTTGTGTCTTCTCACTAGTGGCTTTGTACAGAATGTGCCAGAAGAAAACTCCCG AGAGACAGGAGAACGGCACTGAACA GGCCCAGTCAGATAAAGAAGGAGTCAAACTTCTTTCTGTGAAGGCAACTTCTCCTGAGAATG GACGAGCTGCCTACCTTGAAGACATGTGGGATTTCATGGCATAG